The genome window CGATTCCTCTTTTGTATTTCTATCTCCTGGCCTCTTCCGTCCCGAAAGAAATTGCTCTTTGTGCTTCTTTGCTTTGGGCCGGTTCTTCCGGCTTGTATCGGCTTGGACATTCCCTTCACTTTGAAGCCTTGGTTCCTTGCGCGATCCTATGCGTTTTAATCGGCGTTCAAAAAGAAAAACATTGGATGACCGTTCTCGGACTCGTTTTCTTTTTAGGAATTAAAGAAGACCTTTCTTTTTACTTGGCCGCACTTTCCGCCGGACTCCTACTTGCCGATCCGCGGAAAAGAAAAGAATGGATTTTCGTTTTGAGCGTCTGTCTTATTTATTCTTTTCTCATCCACCCGTATTTAAGCGGACTTGCGGGAAGTTCCGCACAAAGAAACTGGAAAGAATATTGGGGACAAGCGGTTGCAAATCCGCTTTGGGCCGCGTTTTCGTATATTCAAAAACCGGAAAGTATTTACTCTTATTGGAAAGGAGTTCGGGATCTCAGCCTGGAATGGGGATTTTGGAATTGGACCGGAGGATGGTTGCTGGTTCCGTTTTTCTGTTTGTATTCCGCGTTTCGACTTTCGGTGCATCCGTGGGTTCGGGATCTCTACAGCTATTACGTATATCCTTTGATTCCGTTTTTGATTCTTTTTTTAAGAACCGGTTCCACTTGGATTCAAAATGCCGGAAACGATTTCAAACCTTCGCGAGAATCCGAATCTTCTTTTATCGGCCGTATCGGATTTTTAAAACGAATTCCGAAAGAACGGAAAATTTTCGTTCTTCTTCTTTTAACTTTCGCATTCAGCGTTTACAGAAACGCGAAAGAAAACGAATATCCGATTCCCTTGCAACCGCAAACGAGCAAAGCGAAAGAACTCGAAGAAGTTTTA of Leptospira sanjuanensis contains these proteins:
- a CDS encoding DUF2079 domain-containing protein, whose protein sequence is MSVSVSFLPFFLLYLPIQILFGSKGLGGFSLAGILILCVFLHWADRKYGHPFFRSLKISPIVFISYWSASVFAEGIFYTQRAAESFLLGDLDYAAQFRMILPGIDKTFFQTQYYGTDENANFLSHHMSPGILLLAPFAMSFGSPLGLGIGVFFFISISIPLLYFYLLASSVPKEIALCASLLWAGSSGLYRLGHSLHFEALVPCAILCVLIGVQKEKHWMTVLGLVFFLGIKEDLSFYLAALSAGLLLADPRKRKEWIFVLSVCLIYSFLIHPYLSGLAGSSAQRNWKEYWGQAVANPLWAAFSYIQKPESIYSYWKGVRDLSLEWGFWNWTGGWLLVPFFCLYSAFRLSVHPWVRDLYSYYVYPLIPFLILFLRTGSTWIQNAGNDFKPSRESESSFIGRIGFLKRIPKERKIFVLLLLTFAFSVYRNAKENEYPIPLQPQTSKAKELEEVLKSIPAGNSVSAGFHLSPFVSPDNPVYPIRENREWKEWIVFDHRYNSAYLSSELILQRIQRDVRNGKIEPVLTTKNFGLYRRSASPKR